The window ACGCATAATACCCCCTTGCTAAACTAAACGCCCGGCTAATAAACCGGGCGTTTTTTCGTTTATATGCTTTTAAGTTTTAATTTGCGTTATTATACCACACGTTAAAAATATGCCATCGTCGCGCGCCATTGTAAGCAGTTTTTCTATCGCTGCAATCCTTTTGTTATCCCATATTTCATCGGCACAAAAAAAAAAGATAAAGATTACGCCCAGCTGGTTAACCCCTTTATTGGCACCGGGGGGCATGGACATACTTATCCCGGTGCGGTAATGCCTTTTGGTATGGTGCAGCTAAGTCCCGATACACGACTGGAAGGCTGGGACGGCTGCTCGGGCTATCACTATACCGACACGGTGGTTTATGGCTTTTCGCATACCCATTTAAGCGGCACAGGCATTCCAGATTATTGCGATGTGTTGTTTATGCCTACAACCGGCGAGCCGCAGTTTAAAAACACCGAATACCGTTCTGGTTTTAAAAAGAAAAATGAGATTGCCACGCCTGGTTATTATAAAACCCTATTGGATAAATACAATATCGGCGTTGAATTAACGGCCACCACCCGCGTAGGAGTACATCGTTATAGTTACCCCAGTACCGAAAAGGCCAACATTATAATAGACCTGCAACACCGCGACGAGGTGCTGGATTCGTGGATTGAAGTGGTAAATGACCATGAGGTTCGCGGCTACCGGAAGTCAAAATCATGGGCCAACAACCAGCAGGTTTATTTTTACGCTAAATTCTCAAAACATTTAAAACCTATGGGGTAGCCAGCAACAACGAGTTACTGGAAGGAAAAATCAAAGCGCAGGGCAAAAACATTAAAATGTACCTGCAGTTTAACAATCCCGGCGAGGTGATTACCAAAGTTGGCATTTCGGCGGTAAGCGCCGAAGGTGCCCTAAAAAACCTTGATGCCGAAGTACCTGATTTCGATTTTAAAAAAGATCCAGAAGGCAGCCAAAGCTACCTGGAACGCCGAATTGAATAAAATACAGGTAGAAGGCGGCGGCCCATCCTCATCTCAACAATCGGCATTGAGCGATGAAGGGACAGTTAACAGCCCTTACGGACCGGCTCCCGCCGGCAAAAAGGTAAAACCTATTGATTATGCAGGTATAAAACAAACCATATTTTACACCGCTTTATACCACAGCATGCTGGCGCCCAACATTTATAGCGACGTTGACGGCCAATACCGGGGCATGGATCAGCAGGTGCATACCGCGCAAGGCTTTAACTGTTATACTGTTTTTTCGCTATGGGATACGTATCGGGCCGAAAATCCCTTGCTTGCATTAATTGATAGAAAACGGACACTTGATTTCATCAAATCGTTCCTGGCGATGTATGATCAGGGCGGTTTGTTGCCTATCTGGCCGCTGGCCAGTACCGAAACTTATTGCATGATTGGTAATCACTCCATCCCGGTTATTGTAGATGCTTATGCAAAAGGTATTCGCGATTTTGATGCGGCAAAAGCATTTACAGCAATGAAAGCCGCGGTGAGTCGCAACCAGTTTGGGCTGGATATTTACCGTAAAAACGGCGCTGCACTATCCGACCAGGAAGATGCTTCGGTATCAAACCCTGGAGTATGCCTATGACGATTGGTGTATAGCGCAGATGGCTAAAATGCTGAACAAGCCTAACGATTATGCCGAATATATTCAACGTGCCCAATATTGGAAAAACGTTTACAACAACCAAAATGGTTTTATGCAGGCCCGCAGCAACGGTGGCTGGCTTACCCCCTTTGACCCTACCGAGATAAACGGGAATTACACCGAAGGCAATTCCTGGCAATACTCGTTCATGGTACCCCAGGATGTAGAAACCCTAATGGCAAAAATGGGTGGTAAGGAAGCTTTTGAAGCTAAGTTGGATGAATTGTTTACCACAGAATCGAAGCTAAAGGGCAGTGATATCCCGGATGTAGCCGGCCTTATTGGCCAATATGCCCACGGAAACGAGCCAAGTCACCATATGGCTTACCTGTACAACTTTACCGCATCGCCCGAGAAAACACAGTTTTATATAGACAGGATATTGCGTGAGGAATACAGCAATAAACCCGATGGGCTGGCTGGCAACGAAGATTGCGGGCAAATGTCGGCCTGGTATGTCATGAGTTCGCTGGGCATTTACAATATTGCCCCCGGGCAGCAGGCTTTCCAGGTTGGGGTGCCACAGTTTGATAAAGCAGTTATTAATTTAGAAAACGGCAAGCAATTTACCATCCTTAACTCTGGCGCAAGCATAGGCAAAGGCAATATTTATTTACAGGGCATGAGCCTAGCCAAGAAAACCTATAACAAACTATACCTCAATTTTGACGATATAGCCAATGGCGGCGAGTTTGAAGTATTGCCGGCAAACTGGCCAATAAACTCTTTGTACAGGATTTGGAACGCCCAACTTCAAAAATTACCGATAGCTTGATTGTGGCTAACCCTTATATTATAGCCCCAGCCAAATCCTTCAAAGACCCCATCAGCATCGAAATAAAAAGTGCCGACCAAGATGCCGGGATTTATTACACGTTAGATGGATCAACCCCTACCGCAAACTCAACACCCTACACTAAGCCGATTGCCATTGCCGGGATACAACCGTTAAGGCAATAGCAATTATTAAGGGTAAAAGCAGCTTTATTGACGAGGCCAACTTTATTAAACTACGATCAGACATCAAACTAACGCTCGTCAATAAATATCTGCCCAGCTATGCAGATAAAGGCGACGAATCGCTTATAAATGGCATCCATGGCACAGCAAACTGGCATGTGGGCAACTGGCAGGGCTACCAGGGTAAGGATTTGGAAGCCATTATTGATATGGGTGCCATAAAACCTGTAAAACAAGTTAGCATTGCACATTGCAGGATAGCAATGCCTGGATAGTTTTCCCTAAATATGTTCAATATTGGGTATCTGACGACGGCAGGAATTATAAGTTGGCAGCCACGGTGAATACTAAAGTAGATATTAAAGATACAAATTTGCAAACCCAGGAATTTACCGCCCCGCTAAATTTAAACACCCACTACATTAAAATCATAGCCAAACAATATGGCGCACTACCCGACTGGCATGAAAGTAAAGGCAGCCAATCATACATTTTTGCTGATGAAATAACCGTGGAATAATTTGCGGTTAAACTGCTCTTTTGATCACAATTATGGTTAGCTTTAATAATTAATTATCACC is drawn from Mucilaginibacter ginsenosidivorax and contains these coding sequences:
- a CDS encoding glycoside hydrolase family 92 protein, which translates into the protein MYLQFNNPGEVITKVGISAVSAEGALKNLDAEVPDFDFKKDPEGSQSYLERRIE
- a CDS encoding chitobiase/beta-hexosaminidase C-terminal domain-containing protein — translated: MANPYIIAPAKSFKDPISIEIKSADQDAGIYYTLDGSTPTANSTPYTKPIAIAGIQPLRQ